In one Winogradskyella sp. MH6 genomic region, the following are encoded:
- the dtd gene encoding D-aminoacyl-tRNA deacylase: MKIVIQRVSEASVVINKKEVASIEEGLLVLLGIVNEDTQDDIDWLCNKIVNLRVFQDENGVMNESLLGAVGEIIVVSQFTLHASTKKGNRPSYIKAAKPDVAIPLYENFVETLQNSLGKTVQTGEFGADMKVHLVNDGPVTIIIDSKNKE, translated from the coding sequence ATGAAAATAGTAATTCAAAGAGTTTCTGAGGCTTCTGTGGTGATAAATAAAAAAGAAGTAGCATCAATAGAAGAAGGTCTTTTGGTTCTGTTAGGTATTGTTAACGAAGATACCCAAGACGATATAGATTGGTTGTGTAATAAGATTGTGAATCTTCGCGTATTTCAAGATGAAAATGGTGTGATGAACGAATCGTTATTAGGTGCTGTTGGTGAGATCATAGTAGTAAGTCAATTTACATTACATGCCAGTACCAAAAAAGGCAATAGACCAAGCTACATAAAAGCTGCAAAACCAGATGTAGCCATTCCTTTATATGAAAACTTCGTTGAAACTCTACAAAATAGTTTGGGTAAAACAGTACAAACAGGAGAGTTTGGGGCAGACATGAAAGTACACTTAGTTAATGATGGTCCTGTAACTATAATTATTGATTCAAAAAATAAAGAATAG
- a CDS encoding DUF3857 domain-containing protein yields the protein MPCIKYISSAIFLFFVIAGFSQSEELYKSNSIPEELKAKANAIVRLNDVSIDVTSIDELSIVEKRIVTVLNEKGNSAVGAYVGYDKYSKIKKIEAKIFNEEGEEIKKFKKKDFIDRSAVDGGTLYSDSRVLLMGYTPATYPYTVEFYCEIESSNTAAIPTWRPISGYYVGVQKDVYKLTDNVGLGMRFKEKNLQDYTITKSNSPESLSYTLENALPISPEDLSPSYYNYYPQVLVAMENFSFYGVEGKAKNWLEFGDWMNDALLKGRNTVTEETKQQVIELTANLSDPIEKAKAVFKFVQENTRYISVQVGIGGVQPIPALEVDQLKYGDCKGLTNYTKSLLEVVGVTSYYCIVEAGDEIIDLEDDFASLEQGNHIILSIPTDDDTVWLDCTSQLHPFNFIGDFTDNRNVLVVKPNASEIVKTKVYLDSLNHQSTEADIKLNANGSFTSKISRKTKGLQYDNRFYIERKPNDKVVEYYKYHWSYINNLEILKYNFINNKIDVEFTEDIELGASSYATVSGERLLFKPNVFNQNSYVPTRYRSRKMPIDISRGYLDEDTFKIEIPKGFEVEALPENMTIKNKFGEYQFQISSSDNIITYKRRLFIKKGQYPNTDYKDYRDFRKQISKADNSKIVLKSIN from the coding sequence ATGCCCTGTATAAAATATATTTCCTCAGCAATATTTCTTTTTTTTGTTATTGCTGGTTTTTCACAATCCGAAGAATTATATAAATCCAACTCAATTCCCGAAGAATTAAAAGCTAAAGCTAATGCAATTGTAAGACTTAATGATGTTAGTATTGATGTAACATCTATAGACGAGCTAAGCATTGTTGAAAAGCGAATAGTTACTGTTTTAAATGAAAAAGGGAACTCTGCTGTTGGTGCCTATGTTGGTTATGATAAGTATAGCAAAATCAAAAAAATTGAAGCTAAAATCTTTAATGAAGAGGGAGAAGAGATAAAAAAATTTAAGAAGAAGGATTTTATTGATAGAAGTGCAGTTGATGGCGGAACCTTATACTCTGATTCTAGGGTATTACTAATGGGATATACACCTGCAACATATCCTTATACTGTTGAATTTTATTGCGAGATAGAATCATCTAACACAGCTGCAATTCCTACATGGAGACCAATAAGCGGATATTATGTTGGTGTACAAAAAGATGTATATAAATTAACAGACAATGTAGGTTTAGGAATGAGATTTAAAGAAAAGAATCTTCAAGATTATACCATTACAAAGAGTAACTCGCCAGAATCCTTAAGCTACACATTAGAAAATGCTCTTCCTATATCTCCAGAAGATTTAAGTCCTTCCTATTACAACTATTACCCACAAGTATTAGTGGCAATGGAAAACTTTTCATTTTATGGAGTAGAAGGAAAAGCAAAAAACTGGTTAGAGTTTGGTGACTGGATGAATGATGCGCTTCTGAAAGGACGAAATACGGTTACAGAAGAGACAAAACAACAAGTTATAGAATTAACAGCCAACCTTAGTGATCCAATAGAAAAAGCAAAAGCTGTTTTTAAATTTGTTCAAGAAAATACCAGATATATTAGTGTGCAAGTAGGTATAGGTGGAGTGCAACCAATACCAGCATTAGAGGTAGACCAACTAAAGTATGGAGATTGTAAAGGGTTAACCAATTATACCAAGTCTTTATTAGAAGTGGTTGGTGTAACATCTTACTACTGTATTGTAGAGGCTGGTGACGAAATAATAGATTTGGAAGATGATTTTGCGTCTTTAGAACAAGGAAATCATATCATTCTTTCTATTCCAACAGATGACGATACGGTTTGGTTAGATTGTACAAGTCAATTACACCCTTTTAATTTTATTGGCGATTTTACAGATAACAGAAATGTATTGGTTGTAAAACCTAATGCCAGTGAGATTGTGAAAACAAAAGTATATTTAGACAGTTTAAACCATCAGTCAACCGAAGCAGACATAAAATTAAATGCTAATGGTAGTTTTACTTCCAAAATTAGTAGAAAGACCAAAGGATTACAATACGATAATAGATTCTATATAGAGCGAAAACCAAATGATAAGGTTGTTGAATATTACAAATATCACTGGAGTTATATTAACAATCTAGAAATTTTAAAGTATAACTTTATTAACAACAAGATTGATGTAGAATTTACCGAAGATATAGAACTGGGAGCAAGTTCTTATGCTACAGTTTCTGGTGAAAGGTTATTATTTAAGCCAAACGTTTTTAATCAAAATTCTTATGTACCTACGAGGTATAGATCTAGAAAAATGCCAATAGATATCTCTAGAGGTTACTTAGATGAAGACACTTTTAAGATAGAAATTCCAAAAGGTTTTGAAGTTGAAGCTTTACCAGAAAATATGACCATAAAAAATAAATTTGGGGAGTACCAGTTTCAGATAAGTAGCTCTGATAATATAATTACTTACAAACGAAGATTATTTATTAAAAAAGGTCAATACCCTAATACGGATTATAAAGATTATAGAGATTTTAGAAAACAAATCTCAAAAGCCGATAACTCTAAAATAGTATTAAAATCAATCAATTAA
- the rsgA gene encoding ribosome small subunit-dependent GTPase A: MTGTVYKSTGSWYTVKTMNGKFYECRIKGRFRIQGIKSTNPIAVGDKVEFELETKNNTETGVIHRIEERTNYIVRKSVNLSKQTHIIAANIDQVFLLVTIDNPPTFTSFIDRFLVTAEAYSVKTVLLFNKIDTYEEEKLLEVKYLESIYRKIGYECIEVSATTGYNVDKVKALMIGKVSMFSGHSGVGKSTLVNAIEPSLDLRTKEISEQHMQGQHTTTFAEMFDLSFDAKIIDTPGIKGFGVVDMEKEEVGDYFPEFFALKQDCKFNNCLHLKEPKCAVKEALENDEVSYSRYRSYIQILEGEEEHYRTDNWNNE, encoded by the coding sequence ATGACAGGAACAGTTTATAAATCTACCGGAAGTTGGTATACCGTTAAAACAATGAACGGTAAGTTTTATGAGTGCAGAATTAAGGGTAGATTTAGGATTCAAGGTATAAAAAGTACCAACCCGATTGCAGTAGGAGATAAAGTAGAATTTGAGCTAGAAACCAAGAACAATACCGAAACAGGTGTTATCCATCGTATTGAAGAACGAACTAATTACATTGTTAGAAAATCGGTAAATCTATCTAAGCAAACCCATATTATTGCAGCCAATATAGACCAAGTATTTCTTTTGGTTACTATAGATAATCCACCGACGTTTACAAGTTTTATAGATCGCTTTCTGGTGACTGCCGAAGCATATTCGGTAAAGACTGTTTTACTGTTCAATAAAATCGATACATACGAGGAAGAAAAGCTACTCGAAGTAAAGTATTTAGAAAGCATTTACAGAAAAATAGGATATGAGTGTATTGAGGTTTCTGCAACTACAGGTTATAATGTCGATAAGGTAAAAGCGCTAATGATAGGAAAAGTAAGTATGTTTTCTGGTCATTCAGGAGTTGGTAAATCTACCTTGGTTAATGCTATAGAGCCATCATTAGATCTTAGGACAAAAGAAATTTCAGAACAGCATATGCAAGGACAGCATACAACCACTTTTGCAGAAATGTTTGACTTAAGTTTTGATGCTAAAATCATTGATACGCCAGGTATTAAAGGTTTTGGAGTTGTGGATATGGAAAAGGAAGAAGTCGGTGATTATTTTCCTGAGTTTTTTGCTTTAAAACAAGATTGTAAATTCAATAATTGCCTGCATCTAAAAGAACCAAAGTGTGCTGTTAAAGAAGCACTAGAAAATGATGAAGTGTCTTATTCTAGATACCGAAGTTATATTCAAATTTTAGAAGGTGAGGAAGAGCATTACAGAACCGATAATTGGAATAACGAATGA
- a CDS encoding DUF3857 domain-containing protein: MVKNINILLFVLSFVQFSFSQEIEFGEVSKEELSEKFYDKDSSANAVILYKERRTYYGANASSVELVTEIHERIKIYNKEGFDKATVAVNLFKTRSSKERISKIKAYTYNLENNKITETKLDKNQVFESDYSYNYKQVKFTMPNIKEGSVIDITYKITSPFTLSIDEVKLQYDIPIKLINAEVQTPDGYNFRTKAKGSISFFPKHTRKRSPVLDRTMDVLSYTLTDVPALKDEMFVDNIHNYRAGVLFELISIVTPTINRYYAQTWGDVAENIGSDDDYKNELDKTNSFDDALDALISENQTEMDKMKSIFKYVKDNIQWNGIDGKYFYNGIRKTLKEKKGNVADINLTLVGMLRYAGINANPLVISTKENSIPFFPTVDRLNYVLAYAVIGEEQYFLDATDEFSDINVLPLKDYNWQGVFIDNNNMVWKKVAIKKPEPGISQYMINASVNEEGVLEGNLMSRYTNHKAYSFRKNYKNEDMDAYLTNKEESLENIEISNYKAQNADTHEGYVSESYDFYKESGADIIDDKIYIIPMLFLKSTENPFKLDKREFPIDFGYPMKERYMVNITIPENYVVESSPEPMILKLPEDLGTFQFSPKILGNKIQLSASLELNKALMGPETYVYLKEFFNQMINKQKEQIVLTKAE, encoded by the coding sequence ATGGTAAAAAACATTAACATTCTATTATTTGTCTTAAGTTTTGTGCAATTCTCATTTTCCCAAGAGATAGAGTTTGGGGAAGTATCTAAAGAGGAATTATCCGAAAAATTTTATGATAAAGATTCTTCAGCAAATGCGGTAATACTATATAAAGAAAGAAGAACATACTATGGCGCTAATGCCTCGTCAGTAGAGTTAGTTACAGAAATCCACGAAAGGATTAAAATCTATAATAAAGAAGGATTTGATAAGGCAACAGTAGCCGTAAATTTATTCAAAACAAGATCAAGCAAAGAAAGAATAAGCAAAATAAAAGCCTATACCTATAATTTGGAAAACAATAAAATTACAGAAACCAAATTAGACAAAAATCAGGTTTTTGAAAGTGATTATAGCTATAACTACAAGCAAGTTAAGTTTACCATGCCAAATATAAAAGAAGGCTCGGTAATAGATATAACCTATAAAATTACATCTCCTTTTACCCTGTCAATAGATGAGGTAAAATTGCAATACGATATTCCAATTAAGCTTATAAATGCTGAAGTGCAGACGCCAGATGGTTATAACTTTAGGACAAAGGCTAAAGGAAGTATTAGCTTTTTTCCAAAACATACTAGAAAAAGATCGCCTGTATTAGATAGAACTATGGATGTGCTAAGTTACACTTTAACAGATGTACCTGCGCTAAAAGACGAAATGTTTGTAGATAACATACATAATTATAGAGCAGGTGTGTTATTTGAATTAATATCTATAGTAACACCAACTATAAATAGATATTATGCTCAAACTTGGGGAGATGTAGCAGAAAATATTGGTAGTGATGATGATTATAAAAACGAATTAGATAAAACCAATTCTTTTGATGATGCTTTAGATGCGTTAATATCAGAGAACCAAACCGAAATGGATAAAATGAAATCCATTTTTAAATACGTAAAGGATAATATCCAATGGAATGGTATAGATGGAAAGTACTTTTACAATGGTATAAGAAAAACCTTAAAAGAGAAAAAAGGAAATGTTGCAGATATTAACCTAACACTAGTAGGAATGCTAAGATATGCTGGTATTAATGCAAACCCGTTAGTTATAAGTACAAAAGAAAATTCGATTCCCTTTTTTCCAACCGTAGACAGATTAAATTATGTTTTGGCTTACGCTGTTATAGGTGAAGAACAATATTTTTTAGATGCTACGGACGAGTTTAGCGACATTAATGTTTTACCGTTAAAAGATTACAATTGGCAAGGTGTTTTTATAGATAACAATAATATGGTATGGAAAAAAGTGGCCATAAAAAAGCCAGAACCAGGTATATCGCAGTATATGATTAATGCCTCTGTGAATGAAGAAGGAGTTTTAGAAGGAAATCTAATGTCTAGATATACAAATCATAAGGCTTACAGCTTCAGAAAAAACTATAAGAATGAAGATATGGATGCCTATCTCACCAATAAAGAAGAATCATTAGAGAATATAGAAATCTCAAACTATAAGGCTCAAAATGCAGACACACATGAAGGTTATGTTTCAGAATCCTATGATTTCTATAAAGAATCTGGTGCAGATATTATCGATGATAAAATATACATCATACCTATGTTGTTTCTAAAGTCTACAGAAAACCCATTTAAGCTAGATAAGAGAGAGTTTCCAATAGATTTTGGGTATCCTATGAAAGAGCGCTATATGGTTAATATAACTATTCCTGAAAATTATGTAGTTGAATCTAGCCCAGAACCTATGATCTTAAAACTACCTGAAGATTTAGGAACGTTTCAGTTTTCACCTAAAATCTTAGGAAATAAAATACAACTCTCTGCCTCATTAGAGCTGAATAAAGCATTGATGGGACCAGAAACTTACGTATATTTAAAAGAGTTTTTTAACCAAATGATTAATAAACAGAAAGAACAAATAGTATTAACAAAAGCTGAGTAA
- a CDS encoding nucleotide pyrophosphohydrolase: protein MNIKNAQQEVDDWIKEHGVRYFNELTNMAQLTEEVGEVARIIARRYGEQSEKESDKDKDLGEELADVVFVVLCLANQTGIDLQASFDKKMDKKAKRDHDRHHNNEKLK from the coding sequence ATGAACATTAAAAATGCACAACAAGAAGTAGATGATTGGATTAAAGAGCATGGAGTAAGATACTTTAATGAGCTTACTAATATGGCGCAGCTTACTGAAGAGGTTGGTGAAGTAGCTCGCATTATTGCTAGACGTTACGGAGAACAAAGCGAAAAAGAAAGTGATAAGGATAAGGATCTTGGTGAAGAATTAGCTGATGTCGTTTTTGTAGTATTATGTTTAGCGAATCAAACAGGTATAGACTTACAAGCTTCTTTTGACAAGAAAATGGATAAAAAGGCAAAACGGGACCACGATAGGCACCATAATAATGAAAAATTGAAGTAG